In Lolium perenne isolate Kyuss_39 chromosome 5, Kyuss_2.0, whole genome shotgun sequence, the sequence agggttagtctcatgatcttctccttGCTCCCATCttatagattgcatcttggcttggttttcgttcttgcggtaggattttttttgttttctatgctacgaatcccatcagccaTTGGCTTAGCCACATCGCCGCTGTACTCTCCAATTCCTGCATCCCACGCCGCTTGGACCACGTATCCGACACCTTCCTCCAGTAGCCATTTTCCTTCAAACCTCTTCCTTCTAATCTTGTGAGACGTCGCAGTCACTTTATAGTACTCCGTATCTAACAAGATTGGCCGGTGATCCGACCGTAGACCTTCTTGATTGGACAGACATGCATACGGGAAGAGTCGCGACCAAGCCTCATTACCGCATGCTCGGTCCAATCTCTCACTCATCCCCGAGCAACGCcggcttctcttccttctccacgTAAAGGGGTCACCAATATAGCCAAGATCTTCTAACCCGCAGTCCGTTAGGGCGTCCCTAAAAGCCTGCATAAGATGCATGGGTCTCGAGTTACCCCCTTCTTTCTCGTGACTGTATAAAATCTCGTTCCAATCGCCAATCACTAGCCAGCTCATGTTAATTTGTCCATGGAGCTCGCGCAAACGCTCCCATGTCTTATATTTATTCTCACATGATGGCTCACCATAGATGCCTGTCAGTCTCCAGCTTAGTGCATCATCACCACCATTCACCAACACATCTATGTAATTTGTATGGATAGCCACCTCCTCAATTTTTACTTCACTTTTCCATAGCATAACCAAACCACCTCCACGACCATCACTTTCAGCTACAATCACTCCATCCATAAATGTTTGGAGTCTCAGATGTTCAACACCCGTTTTATCCAAGTGGGATTCTGACAAGAACATCACTTGGGGGTTATTTCGCTCCTGAATTTCACGGAGCGCTCTGACTGCCGCAGCACTACCCAAGCCACGGCAGTTGAGGGCTAAGATTTTCATTGGGACTGGCGGCACTCCTCGAGGGAGCCCGCCATTTtttccaagttttgtgtgtttccaTTCCCAGTTGTCTTCGCTCTCTTATTTCCCTTACTATCGACCGACGATGTACTGCTTTCATCAGCTGCTTCCCCCGTATTCATATTTGTATCCTTCACAGCTAGCTGACCATCCTTCCCTGCCTCCTTTCTGGGTCATCCTCACCAAAATTTACTCGTTTGCGAGCATTAGGATTGACATCTGCCATATTTGTATCAATAGACTTCTTTGGGCTAGTACCAGTATCCTTGAGTTCATCACTTTCATCATCATCGTATGTGGATGTACCTCGCCCTGCTCCTCTACCGAGACCACCCCTTCCCAATCTTCCTCCACCTTTGTTCCCATTAAAACCTCCTCCAAAACTAGTGCGTGGAGGATCAGCATAGAGCCACTTTTTAAACTTCAGCTATTTTTCTTCATAAACACCACAACCACATtctttgaagccatgacccagcTTCCCACAGGCCTCATAGGAAAAAGCAAGCTTCTCATATCTCACGACAAATAGCTGGCGTTGAGTTTGTCTAATAATTGAGACACATCTTGCCAGTGGCTTTCGAACATCATATCTCACCCTAACCCTGACATAGTTCCCTCTGATGCCCTCCGTTTTCACCGTTATCACTTCCAGACCCGCACGCTCGACGAGCTGGGTTATGATCTTGAACCTATAGTATCCCTCAGGTAGTTCATGGATCTGAATCCATATCTTCATGTGGAAAAGCTCCTTCTCCTCTGCCCTCGAGAGGCCATCATAAGGCTCAATAATCACTGCCCAATTACAAAATAACCAGGGGCCATTGTCCACAATTCTCTCCCAATCTCCCAGGGATGACGCCTGTAGAGTAAAGAGGTTCTCCCCGATCGCCCTGAACTTCACCGCCTGCGCCAGATTCCACGCTGCCCTCATCTCCCCAAAAAATGTTGCATGGCTAAAGCTCTTCTCAGTTTGgaccctgttatcaccagaatttgaccaagtcagaggtgggccacgatcaagattgggcttgaagaaatatacatggaagaat encodes:
- the LOC127303526 gene encoding uncharacterized protein, with protein sequence MRAAWNLAQAVKFRAIGENLFTLQASSLGDWERIVDNGPWLFCNWAVIIEPYDGLSRAEEKELFHMKIWIQIHELPEGYYRFKIITQLVERAGLEVITVKTEGIRGNYVRVRVRYDVRKPLARCVSIIRQTQRQLFVVRYEKLAFSYEACGKLGHGFKECGCGVYEEK